In Burkholderiales bacterium, the genomic stretch GCCGCAGAAAGCGCTGATCTGGCAGGACGACAAGGGACAGGTCTGGTTGGGATATAACAGCCAAAGCTGGCTGGCGCAGCGCCATGGCATCGAGCAATGCGAAAGACACGATACAGAAGTTGAATCAACACTCGCCAATTTCGCGAAAGCGGCGACCGCGCCCTGAATTACGAACGCACACCTACGAACGCACGTGAACCGCACTATCCTTGTCAGGCGGCATCTGCCCTGGAGTTGCGCGCATCACGCCACTTCCAGCGCAACAACACACGCAGCTGGCGGAACAGCTCTGCGTCCACGGCGTCGGGCAGGATTACGACGTGCTTGGCGAAGCGGTTCCCTTCGATCTTCAGATTAACGATAGTCAGATAAGGTGCGACAAAGCTCGTGCCCAAGACGAGCGCTTCGCGCCACTCGCCGTTTTTGAATTGCACCGCGCATAAACAATCATCATCAAGTTCGAGCGCGACAATCGCTCGCGAAGCGGCGTGCAGCGCACTCTGGCGGACCGTGACGAACGCACTGGCGATGATGACCGGCGTGATCGGCGCGGCAATCACCCCGGGAGCTGCAAGCCACAGCAATACCAAGGCCGCCAAGTGTGCGGCGATCAGAAGGCAGGCGAGCTTTCTTGACGGTTTAAAAGGGCAGCGTAGCAACGGACGAATTTTATCGAGCAGCACCAGTTCCGAGCCTTTTGCTAGCCCTACTTCTACAAGCTGAAGGCAGAGTTCTTTAGAGGTAGGTGGTTATAACGACGTAAACGATCAACGCATCAGTAGTAAGCTAATTTTTCAAAACTAGAGCTTTCTACCGCTTCCCGCCCCGCCTCATGCGCGGTTTTTCCCGGGTGAAAGGCAGGTACTCCAAGACCGTGCGGGCTGACAAGATTGATCTCACATTGACCTGCAATAGCTGTCAATGTTATTGATTTCATGATCTCCGAATCGTCCGGGAAATCGTATTACTTCGGCATTGATCTACCGAAAACCTAACGAGATAAGCTAAATGGGGTTGAGATCGACAGTGGTGCAGGCGATGAAAATGCTCCGTAAAGCATATTCAACACACACCAAGCAATCAATGCACCAATGACAAGTAGAAATATTGCCTCCATTGCGCCTAGAGCGTTCATGGTAGGGCGGCCTGGGGGATTGCTTCCAATAAGTGCGAACATTCGTACTTCGGATCGATCCACCGTATCCGCAAGAACCTGATTTGCTTTGGTTGAACTGTTGAACGTATCCCCAATCAGATCCCAATAACCGTTTACGATATGCCCCGCATAGACTAAAACGGGGAAGCGCAAAAACTGCAACAGGACTGACCTCTGGCTTTCTCCAAATACCTGAGCTTGACCAGCGACCTGTACAAGGAAATCAGCTATAACAACAAATATAACACTAGCTGCGCCTAAAGTTTTAATAAGATCAAAGCGAGCCGTTACCTTCGCTTGCGCGTACGAAAGAACACCACCCACAGAATCCTTTTTAGCAACTTCTTGCGCGAATTCTTTGGTATCGGCCGCGAGTGAATTAGCATTATCCACGTGAGTAACTAAACGATTGTATAGTTCGTTGGCGCTAATTGTAACAACGTGGTGAATGGATGCGCGATTGAGAAAGTCCAAGTGATCACTACGGCGTAGTGCTTCACGATAGCGGTCATAAGGTCACTATGGGCGGTTTTTAGATCGTGGAGCTGCTGACCCCCGCCGAGGCTTACATCATGAATAAAGTTTGGCATATCATAACTCCATCGTTTTGGGAATGGCGTGGGGCTTAATTAACTTGTCCGGGGAAACTGGGTTAGCTCAGACTCGACTTCTTTCCTCAGTCTGACCTATTTATCTTTTCGCGCGTCCGCTCGAACGCCGGGTTGGGCGTGTAGAGGTTTTGGCGATGTCGATCAGCGATTGAAGCGCCTGGTTCACTGCTTCGTCAGTTGGGAATGCCTTGGCCACCTGCTGGTCGAGCACTACGACGTTTGTCGCGACGGCGGCGCGGGACGCGTACTTGCCGCGGACCGTCTCACCAAAGTCAGAGCGCTTGTATTCGGGACGAAGCTCGTCGGATTTGGTTTGATTAGCCTTCTTCATAGATTTTACGTTCCGATTTGGTTGCAGTACGCACGCTGACAATTCGCAGACTCCTGCATCGTTATGCTGCCTGCAGCATGAACTCGACTTCACTGCCTCGAACGGAAACTCCACTTCCCCATTCGCCGTTCGATTGAGTACGCCTGCATTCAGCAACGCCGTGACGTCGCCGTGAACAGCTTTAACGTCCCGGCCGACGCGACGAGCTGCATCACGAATTGACATAGGGCCCGAGCCACACATTGCCTTGAGTAGGTCCCACCGCTTGGCGGTGAGCACCTGCCACAGCAACTCGGGCGTTGCGAAGCCAATGCGCGCCTCGCGCCCCGAGCGGCCAGCCTTCATGGCGCGCGAAGCGTCAGCGAGCGTCTCTGCAAGAGAACGAACTTCAAGGACGACCGTGTTCATGATTCCACCTCGTAACGTCAGCGTTGAAATCAGACATAAGCTCCGGTGTTGAGAAAGCGTAAGGTAATTCCTCGGCGCCGACGTGCCTGTGATCGCCCTTGCCTCGCTCGTTGTCATACCTCAGCACACACTCGCCCGCGACGACGTAGGCAAGCCGGTACTTGAACCCATGCGACGACGGCGGCAATGGTTGATGAACTCGCCACCCAGCGATCTCGACAGACCGGAAAGCCCGCAGGCAGGAGTGGATCTGCTCGATGGAGGGATTAGGCATCCGCTGCTTCAAAGGCAGCGACGGGGACTGACCGATTGATTGCGACCGACTTACGAAGCGCCTTGATGCGTTCGATTTCGTGCATGGTCTGGGCGGAAAAGTAGGACTCACCACAACTCGGGCACGACCACATGGGGATGGCCTCGATGACAAGTAACGCTGCCCCCTTCCCAAAGCTGCGCGTGACATGCTTCAGCTGCACCGAGACGCTGCCGCAGTACGCGCAGTGATGCTCAACAGAGGTAGACAGTGATGACGATGAGCTTGCCGGTGAAGCCGACTTTGACGACTGCTTCGGCGGACGCGCCGTCGAGCGTGACGCCTGAGACAACGCACTTGATCTCGCGGGTTTGAGCGTCGCGCTGGCGCTTTGTGATTTGCCCCGTGAGGACGATGTTCTCGAGATCGAGGATGGAGAGGTTTTCATCTTCAAGCTCTTCGGCTGCATGCGTTGAAACGACATAGTTCAGTGTGCGGATCAGGTGGCGAAACTGGCTGATCGTTACTTGGGCCATGGCGCACAGTGTACGGAACCCGGCGTCAGCGGAAATTGGATGCCTAACTAAAAGTAGACGACAAGTTTTCTCGCGGCAGTGTCGTCCAAGTTATTAGCGCCTGTCAATCCAATACTCCTGCGCGAACGACTTACGTCTTGCCTCTGGTTTAACCAAACCAAAATCAGGCGGATGGAAGCCGTCGCCAAATCTAAACTGCTGGTGCGGTTGCGGGACCGGATTCGAGACTCATGGGTCAGACTGAGCTGCCCCAGTTCCCGGACAAGTTAATTAAGCACCACGCCATTCTCGTTCAACCTCTTCAGGCGTGCGATAGCCGAGCGATTGATGGATGCGCTTGCGGTTGTAGAACAGCCGAAAGCGGTGTCCCTAGAATTTCCAAAGATCAACCCAACAAACTATGAAGTGGCAAGCCGCCCGTAACCTTC encodes the following:
- a CDS encoding type II toxin-antitoxin system MqsA family antitoxin: MSTSVEHHCAYCGSVSVQLKHVTRSFGKGAALLVIEAIPMWSCPSCGESYFSAQTMHEIERIKALRKSVAINRSVPVAAFEAADA
- a CDS encoding DUF4258 domain-containing protein produces the protein MAQVTISQFRHLIRTLNYVVSTHAAEELEDENLSILDLENIVLTGQITKRQRDAQTREIKCVVSGVTLDGASAEAVVKVGFTGKLIVITVYLC